In one window of Erythrolamprus reginae isolate rEryReg1 chromosome 1, rEryReg1.hap1, whole genome shotgun sequence DNA:
- the LOC139157784 gene encoding serine/arginine repetitive matrix protein 2-like, with protein sequence MLTILQNVISDCCHLLLFLLVAIVFLPATIWAFKKVKKIQACNKKQSKYRVPWIASLEKVSVTSIDPGRTEQKSCNNLSLYQTLCVLDKKIEYLTWQMQRISKPISRSASNTTVNSITSLYSWAQSSTRDVCYSRSRTPPSPVPIVSQGIPVWQGHVTIPYKTVFQKSRQRSSSYPPTDFHQHQKPKQRRRSTPTSESLTKLTPRVPSTVRSSPVHIQRPGGRIHFLDYKEQELLDWHVHKKHWQKEAPPLHWEKEAPPLYWEKEAPPLRWQKEAPTFYWQKEEPLLQWQKEAPPLYCQKEEPLLQWQKEAPPLYWQKEASPLQWQKEAPSLYWQKEAPPFSQVPRRETNVQVGITPRNEMVQWVSQQVSADQRSRSHTPPSTGPKRRQTPHKPPPVRSRSPGPRTQTPVPSSKDMLPTPFIICHTTSPSNLKAPANVQIGITPQNELVHWVGQERSRTPPSTGPKRHHTPHRHPPVRAKSPGPRAQTPVPSSKDLVPTPFIICQTTSHSNLKAPTNVQIGITPQNELVQWVGQERSSDQRSCTPPSTGPKHRQTPHKHRSVRARSPGPRSQTPAPSSKDLLPAPFIICQTTSHSNVKTPTNVQIGITPQNELVHWVGQEHCSDQRSRTPPSTSPKGRHTPPKPPPVRARSPGPRSQTPPSKDVLPPPLIICQTTSHSSLKAPADGNLSSMTAQEELTEILNLLAQNKSLLAKQPARPRTPKKKEKDKKPSTSKESAGRSGSPKGKPAETPISLMLDRKAHRLSWADDMEEIPKESEEFIFAQTSFLDPTFMCQNQLELPCVHRAQVELHQESFEIRKRPPESQCLAHAIVESLDTEQATRDLHMCLAKGLENGRSQPSVEYPICLLCGRCTPYCPHPHPQHGPCLLVYPRLNVQDGEVYMNLGFLLKMKRQEANRWGLVQGKEASKLQHSKEHPSKQERRQSRSRSRNRYAHEAVPPSWAPERRSHPEAIDLRARRYRAGPRPPRSTTPRSSPRSPKMESQARIRKPASEAHQPKPPEKSPNILKRFLISIRKVWAKVSRKKEPPATKQSSRASLRRETSSQTLVDPSAAYGVQAKGRLHHKQDSLPKGAVTTTHSKQGYPHGHRKVSTKVSEHETFHPHKKVDSYRAKSASSGAPKKYSRRSPPMQFRRSPSRDNLYY encoded by the coding sequence AATCTCACGCTCTGCATCCAATACCACTGTGAATTCCATCACCTCTCTGTACAGCTGGGCCCAGTCTTCAACCAGAGATGTCTGCTATAGTCGGTCTAGAACACCTCCCTCCCCAGTCCCCATTGTTTCACAAGGAATCCCAGTGTGGCAGGGACATGTCACCATACCCTACAAGACTGTTTTCCAGAAGTCCCGCCAAAGATCATCTTCTTATCCCCCAACGGACTTCCATCAGCACCAGAAGCCAAAGCAGCGGAGAAGAAGTACTCCGACATCTGAATCTCTGACCAAACTGACACCAAGGGTACCGTCAACAGTCAGAAGCAGCCCTGTCCACATTCAGAGACCTGGAGGCAGGATTCATTTTCTGGACTACAAAGAGCAGGAGCTGCTTGACTGGCACGTCCACAAGAAACATTGGCAGAAGGAAGCACCACCATTACATTGGGAGAAAGAAGCACCACCATTATATTGGGAGAAAGAAGCACCACCATTGCGTTGGCAGAAGGAAGCACCAACATTCTATTGGCAGAAGGAAGAACCGCTATTGCAGTGGCAGAAAGAAGCACCACCATTATATTGTCAAAAGGAAGAACCGCTATTACAGTGGCAGAAAGAAGCACCACCATTATATTGGCAGAAGGAAGCATCGCCATTACAGTGGCAGAAAGAAGCACCATCATTATATTGGCAGAAGGAAGCACCGCCATTTTCTCAGGTGCCCAGAAGAGAGACCAATGTGCAGGTTGGCATCACCCCGCGAAATGAGATGGTGCAATGGGTAAGTCAGCAGGTCTCCGCTGATCAAAGGTCACGTAGCCACACACCTCCCTCAACTGGCCCCAAACGTCGTCAAACTCCCCACAAACCTCCACCTGTCAGGTCAAGGAGCCCTGGGCCCCGCACTCAGACTCCTGTACCTTCTTCCAAAGATATGCTACCTACCCCATTCATTATTTGTCACACCACTAGCCCCAGCAATCTCAAGGCACCGGCCAATGTGCAGATTGGCATCACTCCACAAAATGAGCTGGTGCATTGGGTAGGTCAGGAGCGCTCCCGCACACCTCCTTCAACTGGCCCCAAACGTCATCACACTCCCCACAGGCATCCACCTGTCAGGGCAAAGAGCCCTGGGCCCCGCGCTCAAACTCCTGTACCTTCTTCCAAAGATTTGGTACCTACCCCATTCATTATTTGCCAGACTACCAGCCACAGCAATCTCAAGGCACCAACCAATGTGCAGATTGGCATCACCCCACAAAATGAGCTGGTGCAATGGGTAGGTCAAGAGCGCTCCAGTGATCAAAGGTCCTGCACACCTCCTTCAACTGGCCCCAAACATCGTCAAACTCCCCACAAGCATCGATCTGTCAGGGCAAGAAGTCCTGGGCCCCGCAGTCAGACTCCTGCACCTTCTTCCAAAGATTTGCTACCTGCCCCATTCATTATTTGTCAGACTACCAGCCACAGCAATGTCAAGACACCAACCAATGTGCAGATTGGCATCACCCCACAAAATGAGCTGGTGCATTGGGTAGGTCAGGAGCACTGTAGCGATCAAAGGTCCCGCACGCCTCCTTCAACTAGCCCCAAAGGTCGCCATACTCCACCCAAACCTCCACCTGTCAGGGCAAGAAGCCCTGGACCCCGCAGTCAGACTCCTCCTTCCAAAGATGTGCTGCCTCCTCCACTCATTATCTGTCAGACTACTAGCCACAGCAGTCTCAAGGCACCGGCAGATGGAAACCTGAGTAGCATGACCGCCCAGGAAGAGTTAACAGAGATACTTAACCTGCTAGCCCAAAACAAAAGCCTTTTGGCAAAGCAGCCTGCAAGGCCCAGAACTcccaagaaaaaggaaaaagataaaaAACCAAGTACCTCCAAGGAAAGCGCAGGAAGATCGGGCAGCCCCAAGGGCAAGCCAGCGGAGACTCCAATCAGCCTGATGCTTGACCGAAAGGCACACCGATTGAGCTGGGCTGATGACAtggaagaaatccccaaggagAGTGAAGAGTTTATCTTCGCGCAGACATCCTTCTTAGACCCTACTTTCATGTGCCAGAACCAACTGGAATTGCCTTGCGTTCACAGAGCACAAGTGGAACTGCACCAGGAAAGCTTCGAAATCAGAAAGAGACCTCCCGAGTCTCAGTGCCTGGCCCATGCCATTGTGGAATCCTTGGATACAGAGCAAGCCACACGGGATCTGCATATGTGCCTGGCGAAAGGTCTGGAGAACGGGCGCAGCCAGCCAAGCGTAGAATATCCCATTTGCTTGTTATGTGGCCGCTGCACGCCTTATTGCCCGCATCCCCATCCACAGCACGGCCCTTGCCTCCTTGTCTATCCACGGTTAAATGTACAGGACGGGGAGGTTTACATGAACTTGGGCTTCCTCCTGAAGATGAAGAGGCAGGAGGCCAACAGATGGGGTTTGGTGCAAGGAAAGGAGGCATCAAAGTTGCAACACAGCAAAGAACATCCCTCCAAGCAAGAGAGGAGACAAAGCAGGAGCCGGAGCAGGAACAGGTATGCCCATGAAGCAGTACCTCCATCATGGGCCCCTGAAAGGCGATCTCATCCAGAGGCAATTGACCTACGAGCCAGACGGTACAGGGCTGGTCCCAGGCCGCCCAGATCAACAACACCTAGATCCTCTCCACGTTCACCTAAAATGGAGTCCCAGGCACGAATTCGAAAGCCAGCCTCAGAGGCACACCAGCCCAAGCCCCCAGAGAAGTCTCCCAACATCCTGAAAAGGTTCTTGATAAGCATCCGAAAAGTTTGGGCGAAGGTGAGTAGGAAGAAAGAACCCCCTGCCACAAAGCAGAGCTCCAGGGCATCTCTCCGGAGAGAAACTTCTTCTCAAACTCTGGTGGATCCTTCAGCTGCTTATGGTGTTCAAGCCAAAGGCAGGTTGCACCATAAGCAAGACTCCCTTCCTAAAGGTGCAGTGACTACTACACACTCAAAACAAGGATACCCCCATGGCCATAGAAAGGTATCCACAAAAGTCTCAGAACATGAAACATTTCACCCCCACAAGAAGGTTGATAGCTACCGTGCAAAATCAGCTTCTTCTGGGGCACCAAAAAAATATTCCAGACGTTCTCCCCCAATGCAATTTCGAAGGAGCCCCTCCAGAGATAACCTGTATTATTGA